The stretch of DNA GTAGCCGGCTCAGTGGAATCACCGCGGACGGATTCTTGCCCCGGAATACGTATTGCTGCTCGGTCCACCGCAGTTGGAAGTCCGCCGAGGACGAAAAGGCGAAGTACGCTCCGCGCGCCAGATAGGCAGCGCCTGCGAGGAAGAGCACCATCGTCGAGGCGACCAGAAAAAACTTCACCAAACGAGCGTGTGTTTCCAAACGAACGCGAGTGTACCCCACCTTCAGCGGGCCGACGATCCGGGCACTTCGCTGGTCCGATCAAATGCCGCCACGAGCCGGTGGGCCCACGCGCGGCTGTCGGGCACCGGCGCACCGCCGTCCGCGCCTGCCGCCAGCCAGCGGCCTACCGGAATCCCGAATCCGGTCTTTCGACGTTCGAGAATCTCGCGGGGGAGCGCGTCGTTCGGCGTCTCTGCCAGAAGCCGTTTGCCCGGATATCGGAAAAATGACGCGAGCACGGGCTGCAGGGACATCAGCAGTCGCGCATCCACCAGCGGCGTCCGCAGTTCGACGCTGTGGTCCATGCTCGCCCAGTCGCTGTCGCGCAGCAACTGATTGCGCAGGTACGTCATGGATTCAATCTGGCCCAGCGCCAGGCGCGGGTCCGCCGCGAGTTCGCCACACATCCGACTGACCCACCGACCGGCATCAAACGCCCCGAGCGAGGTCGCAGCCTGGCGGTCACCCATGATCGCGGCAAGCGCTTCGGGTGCGTTCAGGCTGCGCCGCAGCCACCAGGCGCCACCGATGGTGCGCGCCCACTCCGGGGCGTGACGCCATCGGTCGTTGCCGGTGCGCCAGGCCTGCGCCGCGCCTGCCAGCTTCGCCAGCGCCGGCACGCCGGGGACTCGTGCCCACGCGTTCCACCGGCGCACCAGCCGTGGCAGCGTGGTGAAGCTCTCGTACCCCTGAAACAACTCATCGCCACCCACGCCCGACACCACCACCTTCAAACCACATTCGGCGGCGGCCTTGCTCGCGTACCACGTGTTGATTCCGTCGATACTCGGCTGATCCATCGCGTCGATGATGCGCGGCAGGTCGGCGGTGAACTCGTCACGCGTGACGCGCCGGACATGGTGGCGAATGCCGTACCGCGCCGCAATCGTCGCGGCGACCGGGGCCTCGTCCTCACGACTGCCTACAAACTCGTCGTAGGCGATCGTGACGCCCTCGATTCTGCCGCGGCCGGCTTCCGCCATCACTGCGGCCAACACCCCCGAGTCGATGCCGCCTGACAGGAACACCCCCACCGGCACATCGGACACCATGTGCCTGGCCACGGACTCGCGAACCGCAGCGCGCACCTGTGTTCGCACGTCATGGTCCGACACGGAGTCCGGCACAGGCGAGACCGCCGCCTCACGCCAATGCCGGCCAATGTCCGACCAGCACACCGTGCGTGTCAGTTGCCCGTGCTCGATCCAGCCATAGTGCCCAGCAGGGATGGCCGCGATGTCGCGATACCAGGTCAGTGGGTCGGGCACACTGCCGAGCAGCCAGAAGCCGAGTTGTCCCTGCGGGTTTGGCTCGCGGGCCACGCACCCGGTGGCGAGCAGGGCCTTGACCTGCGACGCGAGCATGACGCCGTTCGACGTCACGGCGGAATACAGCGGCTTGATCCCGTACGGGTCGCGCGCCACAAACGCCCGCCTGGCCACCCGATCCCAGATGACCAGCGCGAACATGCCGTGCAGTCTGGGCAGCATCGCCGCGCCTTCGGCCGCGAACAACGCGAGAATCACCTCGGTATCCGACGTCGTCCGGAACGTGTGGCCCTGCCTCGCCAACTCGTCACGCAAAATGGAAAAATTGTAAATTTCGCCGTTATAGACCATCAGGTAACGGCCGCATGCGGACGGCATCGGCTGCGCCGCCCGCGCGTCGAGATCAATGATGGCGAGACGTCGGTGACCCAGGCAGACGCCCGGTTCCTGCCACAGCGCCTCGGCATCGGGTCCACGCCGATGCAACCGCTGCATGGCCAGACGAACCGGTTGCTCGAGGTCTGCTGATTCAGAAAACGCCGCGATAAAACCACACATCAGCCGGCCCCTCCCTGATGGGCCAACCGGTCCCAAATATCGACAAAGGCCTCGCCGGCGACGTGTTCGTCATACCGGCGTTCAACCGTTAGCCGAGCCTGACGTCCCATTTCGACGTTGCGCAACGGCTCGCTCAATAACACCGTCATTCG from Acidobacteriota bacterium encodes:
- the asnB gene encoding asparagine synthase (glutamine-hydrolyzing), whose protein sequence is MCGFIAAFSESADLEQPVRLAMQRLHRRGPDAEALWQEPGVCLGHRRLAIIDLDARAAQPMPSACGRYLMVYNGEIYNFSILRDELARQGHTFRTTSDTEVILALFAAEGAAMLPRLHGMFALVIWDRVARRAFVARDPYGIKPLYSAVTSNGVMLASQVKALLATGCVAREPNPQGQLGFWLLGSVPDPLTWYRDIAAIPAGHYGWIEHGQLTRTVCWSDIGRHWREAAVSPVPDSVSDHDVRTQVRAAVRESVARHMVSDVPVGVFLSGGIDSGVLAAVMAEAGRGRIEGVTIAYDEFVGSREDEAPVAATIAARYGIRHHVRRVTRDEFTADLPRIIDAMDQPSIDGINTWYASKAAAECGLKVVVSGVGGDELFQGYESFTTLPRLVRRWNAWARVPGVPALAKLAGAAQAWRTGNDRWRHAPEWARTIGGAWWLRRSLNAPEALAAIMGDRQAATSLGAFDAGRWVSRMCGELAADPRLALGQIESMTYLRNQLLRDSDWASMDHSVELRTPLVDARLLMSLQPVLASFFRYPGKRLLAETPNDALPREILERRKTGFGIPVGRWLAAGADGGAPVPDSRAWAHRLVAAFDRTSEVPGSSAR